The Spartobacteria bacterium genome includes a region encoding these proteins:
- a CDS encoding AraC family transcriptional regulator: MHVSPHFLFKFCMQNNRCMNYYKWIKTTELCVEQTWSTTVHYLKLMESGDPARAKQTFRPLNINMLCCRYWWLTEWNCPNHSFPYWRLYWNKNPGASISLHGRVEELLPDRILLIPPHTPYTSQLNRKQQDGYRLQGEPVAGIEDEKAHCSDGAVCHLFAHFNLGFPYDAVSPKIYRFDLDDTLKPMMYAIRNQLLDAPIAFNIGGSMHIYALVIELAARIPESDWPAMMADERIRNVMSFINEHDEVFYSNAELARQVHMATNAFARLFRQKTSQSPRQYLLDRRIEKSCILLHHTTDSIDQIALTCGFCDRYYFSRVFKKKTGTTPAAYRQNFMFA; the protein is encoded by the coding sequence ATGCATGTTTCGCCTCATTTTTTGTTCAAATTCTGTATGCAAAATAACAGATGCATGAACTACTATAAATGGATAAAAACAACAGAATTGTGTGTAGAACAAACATGGAGCACTACTGTGCACTATCTGAAACTTATGGAATCCGGTGATCCGGCCAGAGCTAAACAAACCTTTCGTCCTTTGAACATCAACATGTTATGCTGTCGCTACTGGTGGCTAACAGAATGGAACTGCCCCAATCATTCTTTTCCCTATTGGCGACTTTACTGGAATAAAAATCCCGGCGCATCCATTTCTCTTCACGGAAGAGTGGAGGAACTGCTCCCGGATCGAATACTATTGATCCCCCCGCATACGCCATATACCAGTCAACTGAATCGAAAACAGCAGGACGGATACCGGTTACAGGGCGAGCCCGTTGCCGGCATAGAAGACGAAAAGGCTCATTGTTCTGACGGCGCAGTCTGTCATTTGTTTGCTCATTTCAATCTGGGCTTCCCCTACGATGCGGTGAGCCCGAAGATATATCGCTTTGATCTGGACGACACCCTCAAACCAATGATGTATGCCATTCGGAACCAACTACTTGATGCGCCCATAGCATTTAACATCGGCGGAAGCATGCATATTTACGCCTTGGTCATCGAATTAGCCGCCCGCATTCCTGAATCCGACTGGCCGGCAATGATGGCCGATGAGCGTATTCGCAATGTGATGAGCTTCATCAATGAACATGACGAGGTCTTTTACAGCAATGCTGAATTGGCCAGGCAAGTACACATGGCCACCAACGCTTTTGCCCGTTTATTTCGGCAAAAAACCAGTCAGTCACCCCGTCAATACCTACTCGACCGCCGCATTGAAAAATCCTGCATACTGCTTCACCATACAACCGACAGCATTGACCAGATTGCCCTGACATGCGGATTCTGCGACCGCTATTACTTTTCACGTGTCTTCAAAAAGAAAACAGGAACAACCCCCGCCGCATATCGACAGAACTTCATGTTTGCCTGA